A region of the Gemmatimonadota bacterium genome:
GATGCATGCACCGATCCGGAACCGAGCAGCGGAACTCCGGTTCGTTGTTCCAGTTCGGCCTGAAGATCCTCGAGCCCCCGGAGAAACGCCCCCATCTTCGTGATGGCGTCCAGCCCATCTTCCGGCCTGGAGCCGTGGGCGGCGCGGCCCTGCGTGGTGACATCCGCCCAGACGAAACCCTTGTGCGCGACCAGGACATCTCCGTTGGTGGGTTCGGTCACGACGGCCGCATCGGCCGTCACGCCGCTGTCCAGAACGGCCGTGGTGCCGACGCTGTAGGCCTCTTCGTCGGCGACAGCCGTCATGATCACGTCCCCCTTGAGATCCATGGTCCGCGCGCTGGCCACGACAGCCATCATCGCGGCGACGGAAGCCTTCATGTCGCCGGCGCCGCGGCCGTACATCCTGCCCGCTTCGACCCTAGGACGGAAGGGGTCGTCCATGCCGTCCACGCCGACCGTATCGAGATGACCGTTCAGGATGAGCGAGCGGCCGCCCCCGTTTCCCCGCGCGACGGCTACCACGCTGGGACGTCCGTCCGCATCCACAATCCGCACGTCGAGGGACCGGTCCCGGCACCAGTCCGCAACGAAGGCGGCGATTTCCTTCTCGCCCGCGGCGGTCGGTGACAGCGTGGGATTCGTCGAGTCAATCGAAACGAGTTTAGCGGTGAGTTCCTGGAGCGTGCTCGTCATTTTCCTCTCCCGGCCTGCAGTTTCGCTCCGGCGACGCGTTCCGCCAGGACCGGCTTCAACAGGTCCAGTTCATGGGCGAGCGTCGACAAAGCCTCTTCCGCGTGATCCAAGTCGCCATCCCTGCCCATCTTCTCCAGGCGCTGGGCTGCGTCGACGACGGCGTCGGCCTTGAAAACTCCGGCGGAGCCCTTCAACGTATGGGCATGCCGTCTCAGGTCGGCGGCGTTCCCCGCATCGACCGCTTCGCGGATGCCGGCCTCGAGCCCCGGGCACTCGGCCAGAAAGAGCCCGGCCAGTTCGGCGACCACGGCCTCGTCCCCGCCAACCTGCGCAACGGCCTTTTCCCAATCGACGGGCGCGTATTCCGAAGCCACGCCCTCCGAATCCAGTATCGGTGGGACATCTTCTCTTGGCCCCGCAGGCATACCTTCCACCGCCGCGTACAGCAACCGGGCCTGGATGGGCTTGGACAGGTAATCGTCCATCCCGGCCTCCAGGCACCGCTCCCGGTCGCCGCTCATGGCGTGGGCCGTCATGGCGACGATGGGGATATGATCGCTGCCCGTTTCCAGGCCGCGAATGGTCCGCGTCGCCTCCAGTCCATCCATCTCGGGCATCTGCACGTCCATCAGGACCAGGTCGAAGGCGCCGGACTTGAACTGCTCGACCGCTTCCCGGCCGTTGTTTGCCACGGTGACCGCGTGGCCCCTGGACTCCAGCATGAGGACCGCGACGCGCTGGTTCACGACGCCGTCCTCGGCCAGGAGGATGTGCCGCGGCACCACCCCGTCGGACAAGCCGCCGGCGCCCTCTTCCAGCGCGGGAGCGCTCGTGCCGGCCACGGTATCCATGATGGCGTTCAGCAGGTCGGACTGCTTGACCGGCTTGCTGACCGTACAGGCGATCCCGACGTAATCGCCGATACCGGGGTCGGCCCGCCGTCCGGCGGAGACCAGCAGGATGACGCCGAGGTCCCTTCCTTCGGCACACCGGTTGATTTCCCGGATGAGCCCGTGTTCTTCCATTTCCGGCATGGTTTCGTCCAGCAGGACCAGCCGGATGGCTTCGCCGTCATCGCCGGTAAGGGTGGTAAGGGCTTCCACGCCCGTGCCGGCTTCCATCGTCTGCATGGACCATTCGGCCAGCATGTCGACCAGGAACCCCCGATTGGTGGGATGATCATCGACCACGAGTACCCGCAGGCCGGTCAACGGCCCGGCGTCCACCACCGGCTTTTCCACCGCGTCGCGCCGTTTCTGCATTTCGACGGTAAAGTGGAAGGTGCTTCCCCGGCCTGCTTCGCTTTCGACCCAGATGCGGCCGTTCATCATGGCGGTCAACTGCGCGCAGATGGCCAGTCCCAGGCCCGTACCGCCGTACTTCCGCGACATGGAACTGTCCGCCTGGCTGAAGACGTCGAAGATCAGCTGCTGCTTGTCTTCCGGTATGCCGATGCCGGTGTCGGCCACCGCGCACGCCAGCGTCACGGTGTCCTGCGATTCCGAGGCCAGCGACATGGAAAGGACCACGTCTCCCGCTTCTGTGAACTTGATGGCGTTTCCGACCAGGTTGATCACGATCTGGCTCAACCGTCCCGGGTCGCCCACCAGCTGGTCGGGCACGTCGGGAGCGACCCGGTAAGCCAGTTCGAGGCCCTTTTCCGTGGCAGGGATCGACATGGCCTGCACGGTGTTGGCGATGCGCTCCCGCAGTTCGAAGGGGATCGATTCGAGTTCCAGGCGGCCCGCCTCGATCTTCGAGAAGTCCAGGATATCGTTCAACAGGCCCTGGAGCGATTCCGTGGACTGATCGATGAGCCGCATGAACTCCCGCTGCCGGGAGGTGAGGTCGGTATGCAGCATGAGCTGGGTCATGCCGGTGATCCCGTTGATCGGCGTGC
Encoded here:
- a CDS encoding ArgE/DapE family deacylase, whose amino-acid sequence is MTSTLQELTAKLVSIDSTNPTLSPTAAGEKEIAAFVADWCRDRSLDVRIVDADGRPSVVAVARGNGGGRSLILNGHLDTVGVDGMDDPFRPRVEAGRMYGRGAGDMKASVAAMMAVVASARTMDLKGDVIMTAVADEEAYSVGTTAVLDSGVTADAAVVTEPTNGDVLVAHKGFVWADVTTQGRAAHGSRPEDGLDAITKMGAFLRGLEDLQAELEQRTGVPLLGSGSVHASVIDGGREMSSYPATCRLGVERRTVPGETARSVITELEDIAEGCRRADPGFQAMIDLTFERRPFSIDAGHEIVELVRSVAARTSGRRPRVSGSAGWMDAALLSERSIPTVIYGPAGGDFHGDDEWVDVASIEACAEVLTEVTKTYCA
- a CDS encoding response regulator codes for the protein MASTETNASSTEIDAAWVRLLQKAAYLCSVIVIACSVLVLAGWQFDLAVLRGLVNPGRVPMNPLTAAAFLLAGATLCALLPRNASAYRRWTGFAGAGLLMALGAVKLFDVDVGGRGIDQWLFAASLSGSRMAPHTAFTFMLVGLALLLLDLRGPRHWLSHVCVMNAGIIALLSLAGAIYSTMVLYRVSGVIPISLNTALGFGVVCVGIFCARPRREPAATLVSATAGGLMARRLLPAAFLIPIILGWLQFQGERAGFYGVEFGHSIFVVCNVIAFNILIWWNARSIGQIDAERTRMAHELHRQNALLEQTTHDMVLFQGELQEAKESAEEASRAKSEFLANMSHEIRTPINGITGMTQLMLHTDLTSRQREFMRLIDQSTESLQGLLNDILDFSKIEAGRLELESIPFELRERIANTVQAMSIPATEKGLELAYRVAPDVPDQLVGDPGRLSQIVINLVGNAIKFTEAGDVVLSMSLASESQDTVTLACAVADTGIGIPEDKQQLIFDVFSQADSSMSRKYGGTGLGLAICAQLTAMMNGRIWVESEAGRGSTFHFTVEMQKRRDAVEKPVVDAGPLTGLRVLVVDDHPTNRGFLVDMLAEWSMQTMEAGTGVEALTTLTGDDGEAIRLVLLDETMPEMEEHGLIREINRCAEGRDLGVILLVSAGRRADPGIGDYVGIACTVSKPVKQSDLLNAIMDTVAGTSAPALEEGAGGLSDGVVPRHILLAEDGVVNQRVAVLMLESRGHAVTVANNGREAVEQFKSGAFDLVLMDVQMPEMDGLEATRTIRGLETGSDHIPIVAMTAHAMSGDRERCLEAGMDDYLSKPIQARLLYAAVEGMPAGPREDVPPILDSEGVASEYAPVDWEKAVAQVGGDEAVVAELAGLFLAECPGLEAGIREAVDAGNAADLRRHAHTLKGSAGVFKADAVVDAAQRLEKMGRDGDLDHAEEALSTLAHELDLLKPVLAERVAGAKLQAGRGK